NNNNNNNNNNNNNNNNNNNNNNNNNNNNNNNNNNNNNNNNNNNNNNNNNNNNNNNNNNNNNNNNNNNNNNNNNNNNNNNNNNNNNNNNNNNNNNNNNNNNNNNNNNNNNNNNNNNNNNNNNNNNNNNNNNNNNNNNNNNNNNNNNNNNNNNNNNNNNNNNNNNNNNNNNNNNNNNNNNNNNNNNNNNNNNNNNNNNNNNNNNNNNNNNNNNNNNNNNNNNNNNNNNNNNNNNNNNNNNNNNNNNNNNNNNNNNNNNNNNNNNNNNNNNNNNNNNNNNNNNNNNNNNNNNNNNNNNNNNNNNNNNNNNNNNNNNNNNNNNNNNNNNNNNNNNNNNNNNNNNNNNNNNNNNNNNNNNNNNNNNNNNNNNNNNNNNNNNNNNNNNNNNNNNNNNNNNNNNNNNNNNNNNNNNNNNNNNNNNNNNNNNNNNNNNNNNNNNNNNNNNNNNNNNNNNNNNNNNNNNNNNNNNNNNNNNNNNNNNNNNNNNNNNNNNNNNNNNNNNNNNNNNNNNNNNNNNNNNNNNNNNNNNNNNNNNNNNNNNNNNNNNNNNNNNNNNNNNNNNNNNNNNNNNNNNNNNNNNNNNNNNNNNNNNNNNNNNNNNNNNNNNNNNNNNNNNNNNNNNNNNNNNNNNNNNNNNNNNNNNNNNNNNNNNNNNNNNNNNNNNNNNNNNNNNNNNNNNNNNNNNNNNNNNNNNNNNNNNNNNNNNNNNNNNNNNNNNNNNNNNNNNNNNNNNNNNNNNNNNNNNNNNNNNNNNNNNNNNNNNNNNNNNNNNNNNNNNNNNNNNNNNNNNNNNNNNNNNNNNNNNNNNNNNNNNNNNNNNNNNNNNNNNNNNNNNNNNNNNNNNNNNNNNNNNNNNNNNNNNNNNNNNNNNNNNNNNNNNNNNNNNNNNNNNNNNNNNNNNNNNNNNNNNNNNNNNNNNNNNNNNNNNNNNNNNNNNNNNNNNNNNNNNNNNNNNNNNNNNNNNNNNNNNNNNNNNNNNNNNNNNNNNNNNNNNNNNNNNNNNNNNNNNNNNNNNNNNNNNNNNNNNNNNNNNNNNNNNNNNNNNNNNNNNNNNNNNNNNNNNNNNNNNNNNNNNNNNNNNNNNNNNNNNNNNNNNNNNNNNNNNNNNNNNNNNNNNNNNNNNNNNNNNNNNNNNNNNNNNNNNNNNNNNNNNNNNNNNNNNNNNNNNNNNNNNNNNNNNNNNNNNNNNNNNNNNNNNNNNNNNNNNNNNNNNNNNNNNNNNNNNNNNNNNNNNNNNNNNNNNNNNNNNNNNNNNNNNNNNNNNNNNNNNNNNNNNNNNNNNNNNNNNNNNNNNNNNNNNNNNNNNNNNNNNNNNNNNNNNNNNNNNNNNNNNNNNNNNNNNNNNNNNNNNNNNNNNNNNNNNNNNNNNNNNNNNNNNNNNNNNNNNNNNNNNNNNNNNNNNNNNNNNNNNNNNNNNNNNNNNNNNNNNNNNNNNNNNNNNNNNNNNNNNNNNNNNNNNNNNNNNNNNNNNNNNNNNNNNNNNNNNNNNNNNNNNNNNNNNNNNNNNNNNNNNNNNNNNNNNNNNNNNNNNNNNNNNNNNNNNNNNNNNNNNNNNNNNNNNNNNNNNNNNNNNNNNNNNNNNNNNNNNNNNNNNNNNNNNNNNNNNNNNNNNNNNNNNNNNNNNNNNNNNNNNNNNNNNNNNNNNNNNNNNNNNNNNNNNNNNNNNNNNNNNNNNNNNNNNNNNNNNNNNNNNNNNNNNNNNNNNNNNNNNNNNNNNNNNNNNNNNNNNNNNNNNNNNNNNNNNNNNNNNNNNNNNNNNNNNNNNNNNNNNNNNNNNNNNNNNNNNNNNNNNNNNNNNNNNNNNNNNNNNNNNNNNNNNNNNNNNNNNNNNNNNNNNNNNNNNNNNNNNNNNNNNNNNNNNNNNNNNNNNNNNNNNNNNNNNNNNNNNNNNNNNNNNNNNNNNNNNNNNNNNNNNNNNNNNNNNNNNNNNNNNNNNNNNNNNNNNNNNNNNNNNNNNNNNNNNNNNNNNNNNNNNNNNNNNNNNNNNNNNNNNNNNNNNNNNNNNNNNNNNNNNNNNNNNNNNNNNNNNNNNNNNNNNNNNNNNNNNNNNNNNNNNNNNNNNNNNNNNNNNNNNNNNNNNNNNNNNNNNNNNNNNNNNNNNNNNNNNNNNNNNNNNNNNNNNNNNNNNNNNNNNNNNNNNNNNNNNNNNNNNNNNNNNNNNNNNNNNNNNNNNNNNNNNNNNNNNNNNNNNNNNNNNNNNNNNNNNNNNNNNNNNNNNNNNNNNNNNNNNNNNNNNNNNNNNNNNNNNNNNNNNNNNNNNNNNNNNNNNNNNNNNNNNNNNNNNNNNNNNNNNNNNNNNNNNNNNNNNNNNNNNNNNNNNNNNNNNNNNNNNNNNNNNNNNNNNNNNNNNNNNNNNNNNNNNNNNNNNNNNNNNNNNNNNNNNNNNNNNNNNNNNNNNNNNNNNNNNNNNNNNNNNNNNNNNNNNNNNNNNNNNNNNNNNNNNNNNNNNNNNNNNNNNNNNNNNNNNNNNNNNNNNNNNNNNNNNNNNNNNNNNNNNNNNNNNNNNNNNNNNNNNNNNNNNNNNNNNNNNNNNNNNNNNNNNNNNNNNNNNNNNNNNNNNNNNNNNNNNNNNNNNNNNNNNNNNNNNNNNNNNNNNNNNNNNNNNNNNNNNNNNNNNNNNNNNNNNNNNNNNNNNNNNNNNNNNNNNNNNNNNNNNNNNNNNNNNNNNNNNNNNNNNNNNNNNNNNNNNNNNNNNNNNNNNNNNNNNNNNNNNNNNNNNNNNNNNNNNNNNNNNNNNNNNNNNNNNNNNNNNNNNNNNNNNNNNNNNNNNNNNNNNNNNNNNNNNNNNNNNNNNNNNNNNNNNNNNNNNNNNNNNNNNNNNNNNNNNNNNNNNNNNNNNNNNNNNNNNNNNNNNNNNNNNNNNNNNNNNNNNNNNNNNNNNNNNNNNNNNNNNNNNNNNNNNNNNNNNNNNNNNNNNNNNNNNNNNNNNNNNNNNNNNNNNNNNNNNNNNNNNNNNNNNNNNNNNNNNNNNNNNNNNNNNNNNNNNNNNNNNNNNNNNNNNNNNNNNNNNNNNNNNNNNNNNNNNNNNNNNNNNNNNNNNNNNNNNNNNNNNNNNNNNNNNNNNNNNNNNNNNNNNNNNNNNNNNNNNNNNNNNNNNNNNNNNNNNNNNNNNNNNNNNNNNNNNNNNNNNNNNNNNNNNNNNNNNNNNNNNNNNNNNNNNNNNNNNNNNNNNNNNNNNNNNNNNNNNNNNNNNNNNNNNNNNNNNNNNNNNNNNNNNNNNNNNNNNNNNNNNNNNNNNNNNNNNNNNNNNNNNNNNNNNNNNNNNNNNNNNNNNNNNNNNNNNNNNNNNNNNNNNNNNNNNNNNNNNNNNNNNNNNNNNNNNNNNNNNNNNNNNNNNNNNNNNNNNNNNNNNNNNNNNNNNNNNNNNNNNNNNNNNNNNNNNNNNNNNNNNNNNNNNNNNNNNNNNNNNNNNNNNNNNNNNNNNNNNNNNNNNNNNNNNNNNNNNNNNNNNNNNNNNNNNNNNNNNNNNNNNNNNNNNNNNNNNNNNNNNNNNNNNNNNNNNNNNNNNNNNNNNNNNNNNNNNNNNNNNNNNNNNNNNNNNNNNNNNNNNNNNNNNNNNNNNNNNNNNNNNNNNNNNNNNNNNNNNNNNNNNNNNNNNNNNNNNNNNNNNNNNNNNNNNNNNNNNNNNNNNNNNNNNNNNNNNNGTTTCACGGAGGCATTCAGGAAGGAGAAGCAGCAATTGGCTAAGGAGACGGCCATCATATAGATATAGGGAGGCCCGCCGGCCGGCGACACTAGTCTCTGTCTCTCTGAGAGAGAggagtaaagagagaaagagagagaggagccttttagttttagttttagttttagttttagtttttttgattgtttatcaTCAGATTGTTTTTCTTATCCTCTCTCATTCACTGCTCCACACTACTGTCTGCGAGAGTCTctgagagcgagagagagtcTTCTTCGATTGGCGCCTCCTTCCCTTtgcttctcttattatataagattaaatggaCCGTGTaccccttttatttttttattactggGCCTCTCTATCTTACGTGGACCTACCCAATTCACTACCTTTGCTGTTGGGCTACCAACTACActatggtttcttgtttatatatagagagataccCCCCGCTTTACCTTTTTTGAATGCAGATTGGCTCGATCCCATTTGTTTAATCGATCTGataacacaacaacacaaatcaaattttttttttaaatattttcgttggttggttggttggttggttgttaaCACAGGGTGCTCCCAATCGTTACTTATGGGGATTTTACTATTACCTTAAGAATGCCTTTTTCCCAAGTATCATTACCATGGGTCAAGTTGTTAAAGCAATTGCCTTTGTCCAAGCTGATCAATGACCATGTGAGAGcgcctttttctctttttacgcttttgtttgtttgtgattgtgagaTTCTCAAAGTCTAGCTTAGAAGCTGATGATTCTCTTAACTAATGATGAACAGGTTTCATTATGTCATATTCCTATATCTGTCTACGACACATCAGCCCATTGGATCAAGCATCTTCTAAATGATTCTCACTTGAATTTCGTTGCTTGGGCGCTTGATGGCATTCTCACCGATtggaaaacagaaaaacaagGACTCAATTCTAACGCTGTAAAACGCATTCACTTTTTACCATGTGTGATTAAATGGTGTATGTATTCAGTTAGTTACCTTTTGTTTCTCTAACTCCCATTCTGTTGTTGTCCTTGTTTTACGATTAGGTGGCCACATTTGTTGGATTAGCCTTGGTATTGCGTAGTAGTAAGCCTGATGTTTTTACTACTATTTTGCGGATGCTGAGGTGGAGACCTATGTATCAAGGCCAGGACACGCTTCCGGTTCTTGTTTGGATGCTGGCTcaggtttctctctttttccccCGGCCCTTATGTGAACTAGGACCAAGAGTGTCCTAATTTGTGCTttgttttcttaagtttttgAACTGTAAAGTTAATGGTGACAGGCCACCCACGGTGATTTACCTGCTGGCTTGTATTCATGGGCTCATGTCTTGTTACCACTAGTCGGCAGTTACAGGCGCCGCCGCCCTCCCTCTATTGATCTCATCCTGCAAATTGTTGAGATGTGGGTCCAACTACTTATTCTTCTCGTGATACATCTCCTCTCTgctgtatatttattttattttagtatgtAACAACCATCTGAtcttgtttcttaatttttgtcaGGATTTTGTCAAATCCAGACGCTCAGACCATACTTGTAAATCGAGCTGTTAGGGAGGGAGAGCGGCTGATTCCACCTTCTTCATTTGAGACCTTGCTGCGGCTTACATTCCCTGCTTCATCTGCTAGAGTAAAGGTAAGCAAGCACTAGCTAGTATTGGAACTTTGATCAAAGGACCAATACTGATCACAAGCATGCATGGTCTCTGTATTTTTTGTGCACAGGCAACAGAGAGGTTTGAGGCAGTTTATCCCTTGTTGAAAGAAGTCGCCCTTGCACCAGAGACTGCAACAGGAGGAAACGCATTGGAACAGatattcactttttctttgaaattagCTGGAGAAGGTTCTAGTAACAAACGCAACCCTTGAATCCTCAAGTTTTCTGCTTCCCTCTCTCTTGTCCAAATGGAGTTCTAAATTCTAATGTACTGTTACTGTTGTTACAGGAAATCCTGGTCTAGCCAAGGAAGCTGCAGCAATCGCTATCCGATCTGTGACAGAAAACGTTGATTGCTTTAAGCACTGGGATATTCTCTATAATGATCATTTAGAAGTTAGCGTTACTCTTCTTAGAAAGCTTGTAGACGAATGGAAGGATCATTCCCCTAATTTATTATTCTCACTAGATGATACTCTCACTGTCAATCGAGCTATGAGTAGCTTCAGGCTTAAGGTATCGCATCTATTTACTCttcttaactatatatatagctccGCTCAGTTGTATTTTCATCTCTGGCCTGACCTGACCTGCGATACGATGTTTGTAGAATGAAAAAGCCATCACAGAAGGAGGAGCCAATTGTTCACTTTACAAGGAAGCTGACCAGTCGTGTAAACTGATCTTGGGGAGACTCTCCCGTGAAAGTGGCCGCCTCAATATAGCACCCATTACAGCTTGTGGTTCTAGCTGCTGCATTAGCCGCTGCAGGAGGCGTTGCAGGAGCCGCACTTGCTCTATGCTTACCACTAGCGTAATGGGCGGCCACAAAATAACacccatttctttttttatttgtatagtttttaattaaccTCGGCAACTTGTCCACACATATGTAGGTCTATTCGTTAGTTAGGTGTTTCATTTTGAATGATTATGTTTAGTTGCGTGACGTGATTACTAATTGATTAATTGTATATTTCTTGCAAAAGATAGAGATGAACATTTCTTAAATTCAATGGAGTACTTTTTCATCTGACCTGATTTAATTTGTCTCTCTGGCCCTGCTATTGATGATGATTGCACAGAAAAGAGGAGGCCGGGTAAACACACACCCCAAAAGTcaacaaataataaatcaagattttagaatttttgtttgcCACATTTCTGGTTTTGTTATCTACGCGTACCCCAAAATTAAACCCCAATTTCTATACGAAAGGGACACGGTAGGCACCAAAATCATGACCATTGATTAAATGAATCTGAATGATCATTTGCTTAAAATCTAATTAGAGTAACAACAACAGGATAAAGTCATAAAACAATAGGGGAGTACGCGTATATTTATACATGGATTgtggtaatatataaaaatatatgtatagtagATGAAATGATTTGGATTCATGAATCTCAATCTCAGTCTCAATGTTGAGTGAGAAATTGAATGAATAGCCTGACaagtgacaaaacaaaaacaaaaagctctaAATAGATTTTTTGACACATGGACTTGTGTCTCAATTTTGTCTGGTCTTTTTCTAGAAGACTTGTTGAAACCGGGGGCAAAAGAAAAATGCATAACGCTCGCTctacttttctttatatatcacactatttttatttttggtaaaagaagGCACGTTGTTGTAGagttaatgtatttttttctttttaattttatacaccGCCCTTCTAGAAACCCAACCCCACAGACAGAGACTCGCACGTCATTTGCTTACAAAATCCAGTCTTCTGCAGCCAATGAATCAcgattacaaatttacaaaagtgctcctcctaaatatataaaacaaaaaaaaaaaaaaaaagcatttctATATTTGTCGTCAATAACAATGGCCACTTTTgtttacatataatatttatattatatatttcttgacGAAATTCTCTGTTTATAggacaaaataaagaagaagagaacagaagaccaacaaaaaaaaagaaagatgaattaTAATATCACAACCAAAAACGTTTTAGATGTGTCAGCGTTCTTGCTCTTAGAAGCATCCGCAGATTCCGAAGCTGGCCACGGCGGCGTTGACGATGATAAATGCGTTAAggatattgatgatgatgatgagtcttGTAGTGCCAGCTGTTCGTGCGAGATGTCTTGTATAACGTGGACGAGTCACACGCCAGATCGTCAGTTAGAATTTGCCGTAGAAGATACGGTGAAGGAAGAGACAGACgctgcagaggaagaagaagaagaagaagaagaagaagaagacggagaaggAGAGGTGAATAGCTACATAAGATCATGTGGAAGAAGCCAACGCGAAAATCTGGCCGTGGCGATCAGTGAGATGGATCAAAATCGAATGTTCTGGGAAGCTTGTCTCGCATCTTAatctgtcatttttttttttttttctcagcatgcaacaacaacagagaaagcAAAATATCTAGATTAATTAGCGTGTTCTTGTctggttttctttttaattaatgcaCATCTATATATGAATTGTTGTTACACTGTGAATACACTGTACCCAGATGGTACATCAAAactcagatggtacaccagacgCGTATGATACACCAGATCCAAATAGTACATTAGATCCAGATGGTACACCATACGCATATGGTACACTAGACCTAAATGGTATACTACCTAAACGGTACACCATACGCATATGGTACACTACCTAGATGATACAACAAATCCATATGGGCCAAATATACACAAATCGTAATTTTAGTGGGCTGCCATTAATTAATTCAGGTTCAACTAGAAAAAAATTGTGGACCCACCCATAAAACCCTCTTTTAAAGTATGTGGATATATTGgtctttttatttaatgtttgtCTTATACTCTATCTCACAACCTTTTTATCTCACAAGACATAAAAAGTGCATAttctccaaattttgttttaaaagtgtCTATTTCTCAAATATCTTTTCCAAAAGTGTCTAGTTGACTATTGGACTTTAACaaagccaaagaagaagaacaaaaagaagaaaagattggTAGTTTTTACTATATTTACTAGGTAACAATCCGCACTATGTGCAAGATaaatcgattttaaaaaaattattttaagtgAAATTTATCCTAGAACCAATATATGTTTATGTCAAACacaaatatgtaattaaagttttttatttctttattcaaaTCTGCGTTTTTCATGTAAAAAATACGTTTCACCCGTAAAATCTTTGAATGTATAAGAAGTTTTatggtagagaaaatattgataaaatattactatttattgtAACATGTCTTTTGTAtggtttaaaaaacaaattcatatctcttatgcgttattttgtaatcataacaattttgcatgtttcttatgtaactatagcaacatatactaaattactcagtagtttaatcatttaattttattatatattagtaacaatcggattctaaactaaattttctgaagagaatctaatttattgatttaatatttttgattaggctatttaaatctttcgagttagtcggtttgttaatattttctataaatgacgaattattaccaaaaaaccattatgaaaaaattaatgaaatttcaaaatcaacgtattcatgtaagaatacatttcacccgtgaaatatttgaacgtggtaaataaaatatttataaaatgttacattttatggcaatatatatttttgtgtgctttaaaaatcaaatttatatttatggctAATCGAggaactataacaattttgcataatctaataatcactcattttaaatatattatgattttttttggatactaagtttatttataatgataagggttattgtctcattcctttttaatagtaCATAGATGAATGTACAATTAGAACATATATTCTTATTcagttatcaatatttccattttttaatgaataatcacactaaatgtttaaattaattagtttacatacttagatatatataaataatcacacatcatgatatcccctaattttttgtcatttttatatttatttatgaatatatataaatctatatttattggaaattaagtttcttttaatgagttggagataattcagagataatatacttctttttataatcaattataatgaCTATCGAAAGCTTattatttaaattgttatggtaataatactaacataaaaataacattttgttttaatatgattttgttaataagttatatgtttaataagttatatattctttatttttattaacttatattaattgatatgtttttatagtttttagagtattttacttatattgattttaagaaatcaatataaattgacttgtatatttgtaagttaATTTTAGTGAATTTTTgccttaaaatagtatgtaattatttaattagttttaatatatgatatttaaatttgtatgagaaatgatgacatgtctaattattattcagttagttattattttttaaaaatagaatgacatgttaatgtaattaagtagaaaatttaagggtattttgctaaaaagtgCACAGAGCTCTCTGCCGACGATACATTAGATTTTTTAAGAgcgtgcttctctattaatatatagaggattttTTTTGACCAATAAAGCAAAGTAATATCTCTTTGATAGTGGTATGGTATGctactttcttttttaaaaaattatgaccAACAAATAATATGCTTGTTACTTTTTAATCCCATTGtaacaaataaactaaatcAATCACCACGAGATAATTAACGCTAGTTTGTTGGGTCGACGAGTCTCATGGGCCAATATAGAGAGGCCAAATAAAGAGAGAGCGGCCCATTAACAGATTTATTAATACTACAAGGGAAAGGGTTAAAATAGGaaggaagacaaaaaaaaaaaaaaaaaNNNNNNNNNNNNNNNNNNNNNNNNNNNNNNNNNNNNNNNNNNNNNNNNNNNNNNNNNNNNNNNNNNNNNNNNNNNNNNNNNNNNNNNNNNNNNNNNNNNNNNNNNNNNNNNNNNNNNNNNNNNNNNNNNNNNNNNNNNNNNNNNNNNNNNNNNNNNNNNNNNNNNNNNNNNNNNNNNNNNNNNNNNNNNNNNNNNNNNNNNNNNNNNNNNNNNNNNNNNNNNNNNNNNNNNNNNNNNNNNNNNNNNNNNNNNNNNNNNNNNNNNNNNNNNNNNNNNNNNNNNNNNNNNNNNNNNNNNNNNNNNNNNNNNNNNNNNNNNNNNNNNNNNNNNNNNNNNNNNNNNNNNNNNNNNNNNNNNNNNNNNNNNNNNNNNNNNNNNNNNNNNNNNNNNNNNNNNNNNNNNNNNNNNNNNNNNNNNNNNNNNNNNNNNNNNNNNNNNNNNNNNNNNNNNNNNNNNNNNNNNNNNNNNNNNNNNNNNNNNNNNNNNNNNNNNNNNNNNNNNNNNNNNNNNNNNNNNNNNNNNNNNNNNNNNNNNNNNNNNNNNNNNNNNNNNNNNNNNNNNNNNNNNNNNNNNNNNNNNNNNNNNNNNNNNNNNNNNNNNNNNNNNNNNNNNNNNNNNNNaaaaaaaaaaaaaatgagcgcGACGCAGACGCAGACGCAGGGACCGCACTCGCTGGCCTTCAGGGTGATGCGACTGTGCAAACCTTCTTTCCACGTGGATCCACCCCTCCGTATTGACCCTTTCGATCTTCTGGCCGGAGAGGATTTCTCCGACGATCCCTCATCCGCCTCCTTGTTCCGCCGTCACGTGTCTTCTGCCGACTCCCTCGACTCGGATCTCAGTTACCGCAACAGATTCCTCCTTAACCATCCTACCGATCCCATCGGTCTCTCTGGTCTTCTGCTCCTTCCTCAGTCCTTcgggttctctctctctctctctctctctctctctctctctctatcacaCACATTTCTTCTCCTGTTGTATTCGATTGATTTACCTCTATGTGTCGTCGTCGTCTGATTcggatttttgttgttgttgttgttgttgcagagcGATCTATCTCGGAGAAACATTCTGTAGCTATATCAGCGTCAACAATAGTTCCACTTCCGAAGTTCGGGATGTTACCATTAAGGTTCCTCCTCACctgcatttttcttttgttttctaatgtGTATTGTGCGATCTGTACTTAAGTTAAACCATTATAAGTgcctagtagtagtagtagtaggcaTCTTTCGCTTTTGctcttcattattattttactgcttcttcttcttcttggaccaaattcattcattcattcattcatgtatctcttattatatatatatatatgtatttgtagGCAGAAATTCAGACAGAGAGGCAGAGGATTCTACTTCTTGATACATCCAAGTCTCCTGTTGAATCCATAAGGACCGCCGGACGCTATGATTTCATTGTGGAACATGATGTGAAAGAGCTTGGAGCTCATACGTGtgttcactctctctctctctctcactttctttGTCATTTTCTGTTTCTCCATGCCCATCGTAACCCCAATTCCTCTTTTTAGGTTGGTCTGCTCTGCATTGTACAACGATGCTGATGGTGAGCGTAAATATCTTCCCCAGTTTTTCAAGTTTGTCGTCGCTAACCCACTTNNNNNNNNNNNNNNNNNNNNNNNNNNNNNNNNNNNNNNNNNNNNNNNNNNNNNNNNNNNNNNttgttgttgttgttgttgttgcagagcGATCTATCTCGGAGAAACATTCTGTAGCTATATCAGCGTCAACAATAGTTCCACTTCCGAAGTTCGGGATGTTACCATTAAGGTTCCTCCTCACctgcatttttcttttgttttctaatgtGTATTGTGCGATCTGTACTTAAGTTAAACCATTATAAGTgcctagtagtagtagtagtaggcaTCTTTCGCTTTTGctcttcattattattttactgcttcttcttcttcttggaccaaattcattcattcattcattcatgtatctcttattatatatatatatatgtatttgtagGCAGAAATTCAGACAGAGAGGCAGAGGATTCTACTTCTTGATACATCCAAGTCTCCTGTTGAATCCATAAGGACCGCCGGACGCTATGATTTCATTGTGGAACATGATGTGAAAGAGCTTGGAGCTCATACGTGtgttcactctctctctctctctcactttctttGTCATTTTCTGTTTCTCCATGCCCATCGTAACCCCAATTCCTCTTTTTAGGTTGGTCTGCTCTGCATTGTACAACGATGCTGATGGTGAGCGTAAATATCTTCCCCAGTTTTTCAAGTTTGTCGTCGCTAACCCACTTTCAGTGAGGACCAAGGTGATTTTACTACTTGTCACACACACTATTATCCTTTTCTTTCTCGATTCCTTCACCCGATTTTCTAACTGTTGCATATTTCTCATATGCAGGTTCGAGTTGTAAAGGTATGTTCGACAATGTTCTTTctgtgacttcttcttcttctttaatatgGTGCTTTACATGAATCATATATGGGAGGTTTGTACACAATGTGATGCATATGGCTGTGTCATTGATATTACATATCTTTTGTTCACGTTGCTTCTGGTCCTTATAATCATAAGCCACAATATCTTGAAAAAATGgtaaagcttttttttataacaGAAGAGTTGGTAGATATTCACAGTTCCCGTCATTATTTTCCTGAACCtgcatttcttttattttattggttgttGTAAAATCCAAGTACGATCTCATGCGTTGTCCATTTTGGGAAATTCTTGTATCTTTTACACCAGGAGACCACATTTTTAGAGGCTTGCATTGAGAACCATACAAAAGCTAACCTCTTTATGGACCAAGTTGATTTTGAACCTGCCAAGCAATGGACTGCTgtaagattacaaaatgaagATTGCCATTCAACAGAAGATCCTTCAGCCAGGTCTGTCAGATTTTCCCTGAATCGTTATGTGCATCATTAGCCACTTAATCTATCCAATTGTCCTAATTTTCTGTTCCACCTCTCTCCGTATCTGTGATCTCAGTGCACTGATACCTAAATCGCCAGTTATTATCCGTTCTGGCGGGGGTATCCACAACTATCTGTATAAGTTAAACCCATCTGCAGATGTTTTCGGGCCAACAAAATTCCAGGGAAGTAACATCCTGGGTAAATTTCAAATAACATGGCGCACAAATTTGGGTGAACCTGGTCGCttacaaacacaacaaatccTTGGTGCTGTAAGTTTATAATTTCTACTCTGTGAAAACATGACGTGAATGTGTTGATTGTTTTCTGCTCGGTCTATGCTCCAAGTCTGAATGTATTTGGTTTCCTTAGGGCTTTGAGATATtgcatccattttttttttctgacaccAATTCATATATAATCAATAGTCTTAAGTAAACAGACAACCTGGAGAAGCTAAGTCAGGGTATCTGTATGGTGGTCTTAGATTTGGTTTTCCTAAGGTTGCactaatatatctttatttagCAGTCCTATACTCACTACCTTGCATTTTATATCTGACAAAAGCTTgcttaatataaaatttctgcATGTCCTTGTATGCTTCATATTGGATGCTCACCTCA
The sequence above is drawn from the Camelina sativa cultivar DH55 chromosome 4, Cs, whole genome shotgun sequence genome and encodes:
- the LOC104783384 gene encoding transmembrane protein 214-like — protein: MLRWRPMYQGQDTLPVLVWMLAQATHGDLPAGLYSWAHVLLPLVGSYRRRRPPSIDLILQIVEMILSNPDAQTILVNRAVREGERLIPPSSFETLLRLTFPASSARVKATERFEAVYPLLKEVALAPETATGGNALEQIFTFSLKLAGEGNPGLAKEAAAIAIRSVTENVDCFKHWDILYNDHLEVSVTLLRKLVDEWKDHSPNLLFSLDDTLTVNRAMSSFRLKNEKAITEGGANCSLYKEADQSCKLILGRLSRESGRLNIAPITACGSSCCISRCRRRCRSRTCSMLTTSVMGGHKITPISFFICIVFN
- the LOC104783386 gene encoding trafficking protein particle complex subunit 13-like; this encodes MSATQTQTQGPHSLAFRVMRLCKPSFHVDPPLRIDPFDLLAGEDFSDDPSSASLFRRHVSSADSLDSDLSYRNRFLLNHPTDPIGLSGLLLLPQSFGAIYLGETFCSYISVNNSSTSEVRDVTIKAEIQTERQRILLLDTSKSPVESIRTAGRYDFIVEHDVKELGAHTLVCSALYNDADGERKYLPQFFKFVVANPLSVRTKVRVVKETTFLEACIENHTKANLFMDQVDFEPAKQWTAVRLQNEDCHSTEDPSASALIPKSPVIIRSGGGIHNYLYKLNPSADVFGPTKFQGSNILGKFQITWRTNLGEPGRLQTQQILGAPVSRKEINMRVVEVPAVIHLNRPFLAYLNLTNQTDRQLGPFEVSLSQDESQMEKPVGINGLQALMLPQIEAFGSNDFQLNLIASKLGVQKIAGITALDTREKKTYELVPEMEIFVESD
- the LOC104783385 gene encoding uncharacterized protein LOC104783385 — its product is MNYNITTKNVLDVSAFLLLEASADSEAGHGGVDDDKCVKDIDDDDESCSASCSCEMSCITWTSHTPDRQLEFAVEDTVKEETDAAEEEEEEEEEEEDGEGEVNSYIRSCGRSQRENLAVAISEMDQNRMFWEACLAS